A genomic region of Blattabacterium cuenoti contains the following coding sequences:
- a CDS encoding Glu/Leu/Phe/Val family dehydrogenase — MSKNQNKTGAYSFFNCIEKNFDKAARFISIEKGLLEQIKACNAVYRIHFPVKIGKEIKVIEAYRVQHSHHKLPCKGGIRYSVKVNQDEVMTLAALMTYKCAIVDVPFGGAKGGIKIDPQTMSAENIEKITRRYTSELIKKNFIGPGIDVPAPDYGTGEREMSWIFDTFLSLRSGDVDALACVTGKPVSQGGVRGRKEATGLGVFYGIRELCHVKEDMFSVGLDVGLVGKKIIIQGLGNVGYHASTFFHEAGAIIIALAEREGAIYNEKGLNVSKVFLHLKNTGSILNFPEAKNIENTEKALELECDILIPAALENVIHKHNANHIKAKIIGEAANGPITPEADEILEKKGIIIVPDIYLNAGGVTVSYFEWLKNLSHVRYGRMEKKFSENMNAELLQVIETVCKKKISTEEKKIILRGAREIDLVRSGLEDTMINGFHKIRDLKKSSKIENMRTAAFVLAINKIIDSYEKLGIFP, encoded by the coding sequence ATGTCAAAAAACCAAAATAAAACTGGTGCATATAGTTTTTTTAATTGTATAGAAAAAAATTTTGATAAAGCTGCACGATTTATTTCTATTGAAAAAGGTCTTCTAGAACAAATTAAAGCTTGCAATGCAGTATATCGTATACATTTTCCTGTGAAAATAGGAAAAGAAATAAAAGTTATTGAAGCATATAGAGTTCAACACTCTCATCATAAACTTCCTTGTAAAGGAGGAATTCGATATAGTGTTAAAGTTAATCAAGATGAAGTTATGACTTTAGCGGCTTTAATGACCTATAAATGTGCTATAGTTGATGTTCCTTTTGGAGGAGCTAAAGGTGGAATAAAAATAGATCCACAAACTATGTCCGCAGAAAATATAGAAAAAATAACACGCCGTTATACCTCTGAATTAATTAAAAAAAATTTCATAGGACCGGGAATAGATGTTCCCGCTCCTGATTATGGAACTGGAGAAAGAGAGATGAGTTGGATTTTTGATACTTTTTTATCTCTTCGTTCTGGAGACGTAGATGCATTAGCTTGTGTTACAGGAAAACCAGTTTCTCAAGGAGGTGTAAGAGGGAGGAAAGAAGCAACAGGATTAGGTGTATTTTATGGAATAAGAGAATTATGTCATGTAAAAGAAGACATGTTTTCTGTTGGTCTTGATGTAGGATTAGTTGGTAAAAAAATTATCATACAAGGATTAGGAAATGTTGGATATCATGCATCCACTTTTTTTCACGAAGCGGGAGCTATTATAATAGCTTTAGCAGAAAGGGAAGGTGCTATTTATAATGAAAAAGGATTAAATGTATCTAAAGTTTTTTTACATTTAAAAAACACTGGATCCATATTGAATTTTCCAGAAGCAAAAAATATAGAGAATACGGAAAAGGCTTTAGAATTAGAATGTGATATTTTAATACCAGCTGCATTAGAAAATGTAATACATAAACATAATGCCAATCATATTAAGGCTAAAATTATTGGAGAAGCAGCAAATGGACCTATTACTCCTGAAGCTGATGAAATTTTAGAAAAAAAAGGTATTATTATTGTTCCTGATATTTATTTAAATGCAGGAGGAGTTACTGTTTCCTATTTTGAATGGTTAAAAAACTTAAGTCATGTACGTTATGGACGTATGGAAAAAAAATTTAGCGAAAATATGAATGCAGAACTATTGCAAGTTATAGAAACAGTTTGTAAGAAAAAAATTTCAACAGAAGAAAAAAAAATTATTTTAAGAGGAGCAAGAGAAATAGATTTGGTACGTAGTGGATTAGAAGATACAATGATCAATGGATTTCATAAAATTCGTGATCTAAAAAAATCATCAAAAATAGAAAATATGCGTACGGCAGCATTTGTATTAGCAATAAATAAAATTATTGATTCTTATGAGAAACTAGGAATTTTTCCATAA